The proteins below are encoded in one region of Sander lucioperca isolate FBNREF2018 chromosome 11, SLUC_FBN_1.2, whole genome shotgun sequence:
- the si:ch73-63e15.2 gene encoding protein strawberry notch homolog 2 isoform X1 has protein sequence MPTLPSALAMDGENYLHPEGPQLDSSLFSVATSNMESSIYASSGSWVPYSQQAGYSIHCPMQSGNQQYHLNNSTTTPTPDVAMDMYSGFPDVDFGLNLSRNGDFSQDLSCIDDLSTNSLFSSPADSLSEYADAQPFISPDNLNTVPTLWDINTSTTTAPAQSQLELNGTSRFHGLASLDDITAIISTPPLGGFQPQRTQSAPEEEEDAEEEETEELGHVDTYAEYRPSKSTIGISHPDIVVETNTLSSVPPPDITYTLSIPEATINRGLLSALQLEAIIYACQQHEVILQNNQRAGFLIGDGAGVGKGRTVAGIILENYLKGRKKSLWFSISNDLKFDAERDLKDIDAQNIPVHALNKIKYGDTATSEGVLFATYSALIGESQAGGQHRTRIKQIIDWCKPDFDGVIIFDECHKAKNATSTKMGKAVLDLQNKLPRARVVYASATGASEPKNMIYMSRLGIWGEGTPFRAFDDFLHAIEKRGVGAMEIVAMDMKVSGMYIARQLSFSGVSFRIEEIALDNDFKLVYNKAAILWAEALQVFMRAADELGLVSRKSLWGQFWSSHQRFFKYLCIAAKVRCLVELAQKELQAGKCIVIGLQSTGESRTREVLDENDGHLDRFVSAAEGVFQSLVTKHFPSEKQRREKAPGNKRKRKPRGRQPKVPKHTMDSGGVINISDDSSSDSDGMDTDSNSSPDSLLDNDDVIFVNHTSCQTARIEEMKQGLLNKIAMLGKELPLNTLDELIDKFGGPDKVSEMTGRKGRVVRCLDGSVRYESRAEQGLTIDHINIKEKDRFMGAEKLVAIISEAASSGISLQADKRVKNQKRRVHMTLELPWSADRAIQQFGRTHRSNQVTAPEYIFLISELAGERRFASIVAKRLESLGALTHGDRRATESRDLSKYNFENKYGTKALDKITKAILGHIENKVPPPKGYPGGDATFFRDMKHGMMDVGIFCRESRFGISTEKDCSITKFLNRILGLEVHKQNYLFQYFTDNFDYLIEKDKKEGKYDMGILDLAPGNDEIYEEKQETFLTVGNPQDGQVVLYKISVDRGMPWEEAFNRSLKLSGPDEGFYLSLKLRGNHPCVLLAEQGRGKHLIVYKPNIGKQTHPESLDNLQQRYRKSTPEEARDSWENQFTFSFKKCSHANWNGKCKKIEEGQECLQGMRLRQYHMLCGALLRVWKRVSDVVSDITSSSILQIVRLKTKQHNKQVGIKIPENCVARVREELLQMDEEVKRRRKEREQQAADLRLVEERNRKMEQENKHLLANLFNPKPMLNHSLVRSLPQNQISQQQRLQAQTQSPLQQPSQNLPLLSLQRNPSQTQQRTHIWPNNSTTTSQGPVPNTVSIRSNFSQFYPQSFVTPFQQPKNPPRPLHQTTLSSKNPLDEILDLTVSSPSPSPDSTEGGLHLDRLGVHTAFGDDFNLESLISQTAPNGQQAAPVQQPILLQQPPQQQQHLQATQQQNHSLLANNQDLLDLFDLPLSPQMPTQKASPSPSTSSCSSSTSSTSNNLASHVSAGLLPASTLIPTSSSSSLFSSPSSSSSLFSNSSPHFSSNYLLPQSDSLSLPNGHSGTLDVREALNSMLQRGLDRTSVIRYRQEDSEL, from the exons GACCTGTCCTGCATTGATGACCTCTCCACAAACTCTCTGTTCTCCTCTCCGGCTGACTCCCTGTCGGAGTATGCTGATGCCCAGCCTTTCATCAGCCCAGACAACCTGAACACAGTGCCCACCCTCTGGGACATCAACACTAGTACCACCACCGCACCAGCACAGAGCCAGTTAGAg CTGAATGGCACCAGCAGGTTTCATGGCTTGGCCAGTTTGGATGATATTACTGCTATTATCAGCACCCCACCTTTAGGAGGATTCCAG CCTCAGAGAACCCAGTCAGccccagaggaggaagaggatgctgaggaagaggagacagaggaactGGGACATGTCGACACATATGCTGAGTACAGACCTTCCAAAT cCACTATAGGAATTTCTCATCCTGACATAGTGGTGGAGACCAACACGCTATCCAGTGTCCCTCCTCCTGACATCACATACACTTTGTCTATCCCTGAGGCAACTATTAACCGTGGCCTTCTGTCAGCTCTGCAGCTAGAGGCCATCATCTACGCCtgccag CAACACGAGGTTATCCTTCAGAACAACCAGAGGGCAGGCTTCCTGATTGGAGATGGGGCAGGGGTCGGAAAGGGACGCACCGTGGCAGGAATCATCCTGGAGAATTACCTTAAGGGAAGGAAGAAATCACTATG GTTCAGCATATCCAATGACCTGAAATTTGATGCAGAGAGGGATCTCAAAGACATAGATGCTCAGAATATTCCTGTGCATGCCTTAAACAAG ATTAAGTATGGAGACACAGCTACCTCAGAAGGAGTCCTGTTTGCGACTTACTCTGCGCTGATTGGAGAGAGCCAGGCAGGAGGGCAGCACCGGACGAGAATTAAACAGATCATAGATTGGTGCAAGCCAGACTTTGACGGAGTT attatttttgacGAATGCCACAAAGCCAAGAATGCCACATCTACAAAGATGGGAAAGGCAGTGCTTGACCTGCAAAACAAGCTGCCCCGGGCCAGAGTGGTGTATGCCAGTGCCACAG GTGCCTCTGAGCCAAAGAACATGATCTATATGAGCCGCCTGGGGATCTGGGGTGAGGGCACGCCCTTCAGAGCCTTTGATGACTTCCTGCACGCCATCGAGAAGAG AGGTGTCGGTGCCATGGAGATTGTTGCCATGGACATGAAAGTGAGCGGGATGTACATTGCCAGGCAGCTTAGCTTCTCAGGGGTGTCTTTCCGCATTGAAGAGATCGCGCTGGACAATGACTTCAAACTGGTCTATAACAAAGCTGCCATACTG TGGGCGGAGGCGTTGCAGGTGTTCATGCGTGCAGCCGATGAGCTGGGCCTGGTCAGCAGGAAGTCTCTCTGGGGGCAGTTCTGGTCGTCTCACCAGCGCTTCTTCAAATACCTCTGTATCGCTGCCAAGGTCCGCTGCCTGGTGGAGCTGGCCCAAAAAGAGCTGCAGGCTGGAAAG TGCATCGTTATTGGGCTGCAGTCTACTGGAGAGTCCCGAACCAGAGAAGTCCTGGATGAGAATGACGGGCATCTCGACAGATTTGTCTCTGCAGCAGA GGGAGTGTTCCAGTCTCTTGTAACAAAACATTTCCCTTCAGagaaacagaggagagagaaggcaCCAGGGAATAAGAGAAAAC GGAAGCCTAGAGGTCGCCAGCCCAAGGTGCCCAAGCACACCATGGACAGCGGCGGTGTGATCAACATTAGCGATGACAGCAGTAGTGACTCAGATGGCATGGACACGGACTCCAACTCCTCACCAGACTCCCTGCTAGACAATGATGATGTCATCTTTGTTAACCACACTAGCTGCCAGACAG CCCGGATAGAGGAGATGAAACAGGGCCTCCTCAATAAAATAGCCATGCTGGGAAAAGAACTACCTCTCAATACCTTGGACGAGCTCATCGATAAGTTTGGAGGACCAGATAAAGTCTCAGAG aTGACTGGTCGTAAGGGTCGTGTGGTGCGGTGTCTTGATGGCAGCGTCCGGTATGAGTCACGTGCTGAGCAGGGTCTTACCATCGACCACATCAACATCAAGGAGAAAGATCGCTTCATGGGTGCAGAGAAG TTGGTGGCCATCATCTCAGAGGCGGCCAGCTCTGGGATTTCCCTGCAGGCGGACAAGCGAGTGAAAAACCAGAAGCGCAGGGTCCACATGACTTTGGAGCTGCCTTGGAGTGCAGACAGGGCCATTCAGCAATTTG GTCGCACCCATCGGTCCAATCAGGTGACGGCCCCAGAGTACATCTTCCTCATCTCAGAGTTGGCTGGGGAGAGACGTTTTGCCTCCATTGTGGCTAAGAGACTAGAGAGCCTG GGTGCATTGACGCATGGAGACAGAAGAGCCACAGAATCCAGAGACCTGAGCAAGTACAACTTTGAGAACAAG TATGGTACCAAGGCTCTTGATAAAATCACCAAAGCAATCCTTGGCCACATAGAGAACAAGGTGCCCCCTCCCAAAGGCTACCCTGGGGGTGATGCCACTTTCTTCAGAG acatGAAACATGGAATGATGGATGTGGGCATCTTTTGTCGAGAGTCTCGCTTTGGGATCAGTACTGAGAAAG ACTGCAGCATCACCAAGTTCTTAAATCGCATCTTGGGCCTGGAGGTCCACAAGCAGAACTATCTCTTCCAGTACTTCACCGACAACTTTGACTATCTAATCGAGAAGGATAAGAAGGAGGGCAAATATGACATGGGAATCCTAG ACCTTGCCCCGGGTAACGATGAGATCTATGAGGAAAAGCAGGAAACTTTCTTGACAGTTGGAAACCCTCAGGATGGACAGGTTGTTCTCTATAAG ATCAGTGTGGACAGAGGCATGCCCTGGGAGGAGGCCTTCAACAGGTCACTGAAGCTCAGCGGCCCTGACGAGGGATTCTACCTGTCCCTGAAG CTGCGAGGTAACCACCCATGTGTGCTGCTAGCTGAGCAAGGAAGAGGCAAGCACCTGATTGTCTACAAGCCTAATATTGGCAAGCAGACCCATCCCGAGAGCCTGGACAACCTGCAGCAGCGTTACCGGAAG TCGACTCCGGAAGAAGCCAGGGACAGCTGGGAGAACCAGTTCACCTTCTCCTTCAAGAAGTGTAGTCATGCCAACTG GAATGGGAAGTGTAAGAAAATAGAAGAAGGTCAGGAGTGTTTGCAGGGCATGCGCCTCCGTCAGTACCACATGCTGTGTGGTGCTCTGTTGCGTGTGTGGAAGCGCGTATCCGATGTGGTGTCTGACATCACCAGCTCCAGCATCCTGCAGATTGTCCGCCTTAAAACCAAACAACATAACAAGCAAGTCG gTATCAAGATTCCAGAAAACTGCGTGGCCCGTGTGCGCGAGGAGCTGTTGCAAATGGACGAGGAGGTGAAGCGGAGACGAAAGGAGAGGGAGCAGCAGGCCGCGGATCTGCGGCTGGTTGAGGAGCGCAATCGTAAAATGGAGCAGGAGAACAAACACCTCCTGGCAAATCTGTTCAACCCGAAACCCATGCTTAACCACTCCCTCGTTCGGTCTCTCCCCCAGAATCAGATCTCTCAGCAACAGAGACTGCAAGCCCAAACCCAGTCCCCTTTACAGCAGCCCTCCCAGAACTTACCCCTGTTGTCCTTACAGAGAAATCCCAGCCAAACCCAGCAAAGGACCCACATCTGGCCCAACAattccaccaccaccagccagGGCCCTGTCCCCAACACGGTTAGCATCCGCTCCAATTTCTCACAGTTTTACCCCCAGTCCTTTGTAACCCCTTTTCAACAGCCGAAGAACCCACCACGGCCACTCCATCAGACCACACTGTCTTCCAAGAATCCCCTGGATGAGATCTTGGACCTGACTGTGAGCTCGCCATCTCCCTCCCCGGACAGCACAGAGGGCGGACTGCATCTGGACCGTCTAGGGGTACACACCGCATTCGGAGATGACTTTAACCTGGAGTCTCTGATCTCTCAGACTGCACCGAATGGCCAGCAGGCCGCACCAGTACAGCAGCCTATTTTGCTACAGCAGCcgccgcagcagcagcagcatctgcAGGCAACACAGCAGCAGAACCACAGCCTGCTCGCCAATAACCAAGACTTACTAGATTTATTTGACCTGCCCCTTTCTCCCCAGATGCCCACACAGAAAGCCAGCCCTTCGCCCTCTAcctcctcctgctcttcctccACGTCCTCCACCTCAAACAACCTGGCTTCACACGTCTCCGCCGGCCTCCTGCCCGCATCCACCCTCATCCCAACAtcgtcctcctcttctctcttctccagcccgtcctcgtcctcctcttTGTTTTCCAATTCTTCCCCTCACTTCTCCTCCAACTATCTCCTCCCTCAGTCAGACTCGCTGTCCTTACCCAACGGCCACTCCGGCACTCTAGACGTTCGCGAGGCTCTGAACAGCATGCTACAGCGCGGTCTGGACCGGACGTCTGTCATTAGGTACCGGCAAGAAGACTCAGAGCTTTAA
- the si:ch73-63e15.2 gene encoding protein strawberry notch homolog 2 isoform X2: MPTLPSALAMDGENYLHPEGPQLDSSLFSVATSNMESSIYASSGSWVPYSQQAGYSIHCPMQSGNQQYHLNNSTTTPTPDVAMDMYSGFPDVDFGLNLSRNGDFSQDLSCIDDLSTNSLFSSPADSLSEYADAQPFISPDNLNTVPTLWDINTSTTTAPAQSQLEPQRTQSAPEEEEDAEEEETEELGHVDTYAEYRPSKSTIGISHPDIVVETNTLSSVPPPDITYTLSIPEATINRGLLSALQLEAIIYACQQHEVILQNNQRAGFLIGDGAGVGKGRTVAGIILENYLKGRKKSLWFSISNDLKFDAERDLKDIDAQNIPVHALNKIKYGDTATSEGVLFATYSALIGESQAGGQHRTRIKQIIDWCKPDFDGVIIFDECHKAKNATSTKMGKAVLDLQNKLPRARVVYASATGASEPKNMIYMSRLGIWGEGTPFRAFDDFLHAIEKRGVGAMEIVAMDMKVSGMYIARQLSFSGVSFRIEEIALDNDFKLVYNKAAILWAEALQVFMRAADELGLVSRKSLWGQFWSSHQRFFKYLCIAAKVRCLVELAQKELQAGKCIVIGLQSTGESRTREVLDENDGHLDRFVSAAEGVFQSLVTKHFPSEKQRREKAPGNKRKRKPRGRQPKVPKHTMDSGGVINISDDSSSDSDGMDTDSNSSPDSLLDNDDVIFVNHTSCQTARIEEMKQGLLNKIAMLGKELPLNTLDELIDKFGGPDKVSEMTGRKGRVVRCLDGSVRYESRAEQGLTIDHINIKEKDRFMGAEKLVAIISEAASSGISLQADKRVKNQKRRVHMTLELPWSADRAIQQFGRTHRSNQVTAPEYIFLISELAGERRFASIVAKRLESLGALTHGDRRATESRDLSKYNFENKYGTKALDKITKAILGHIENKVPPPKGYPGGDATFFRDMKHGMMDVGIFCRESRFGISTEKDCSITKFLNRILGLEVHKQNYLFQYFTDNFDYLIEKDKKEGKYDMGILDLAPGNDEIYEEKQETFLTVGNPQDGQVVLYKISVDRGMPWEEAFNRSLKLSGPDEGFYLSLKLRGNHPCVLLAEQGRGKHLIVYKPNIGKQTHPESLDNLQQRYRKSTPEEARDSWENQFTFSFKKCSHANWNGKCKKIEEGQECLQGMRLRQYHMLCGALLRVWKRVSDVVSDITSSSILQIVRLKTKQHNKQVGIKIPENCVARVREELLQMDEEVKRRRKEREQQAADLRLVEERNRKMEQENKHLLANLFNPKPMLNHSLVRSLPQNQISQQQRLQAQTQSPLQQPSQNLPLLSLQRNPSQTQQRTHIWPNNSTTTSQGPVPNTVSIRSNFSQFYPQSFVTPFQQPKNPPRPLHQTTLSSKNPLDEILDLTVSSPSPSPDSTEGGLHLDRLGVHTAFGDDFNLESLISQTAPNGQQAAPVQQPILLQQPPQQQQHLQATQQQNHSLLANNQDLLDLFDLPLSPQMPTQKASPSPSTSSCSSSTSSTSNNLASHVSAGLLPASTLIPTSSSSSLFSSPSSSSSLFSNSSPHFSSNYLLPQSDSLSLPNGHSGTLDVREALNSMLQRGLDRTSVIRYRQEDSEL; this comes from the exons GACCTGTCCTGCATTGATGACCTCTCCACAAACTCTCTGTTCTCCTCTCCGGCTGACTCCCTGTCGGAGTATGCTGATGCCCAGCCTTTCATCAGCCCAGACAACCTGAACACAGTGCCCACCCTCTGGGACATCAACACTAGTACCACCACCGCACCAGCACAGAGCCAGTTAGAg CCTCAGAGAACCCAGTCAGccccagaggaggaagaggatgctgaggaagaggagacagaggaactGGGACATGTCGACACATATGCTGAGTACAGACCTTCCAAAT cCACTATAGGAATTTCTCATCCTGACATAGTGGTGGAGACCAACACGCTATCCAGTGTCCCTCCTCCTGACATCACATACACTTTGTCTATCCCTGAGGCAACTATTAACCGTGGCCTTCTGTCAGCTCTGCAGCTAGAGGCCATCATCTACGCCtgccag CAACACGAGGTTATCCTTCAGAACAACCAGAGGGCAGGCTTCCTGATTGGAGATGGGGCAGGGGTCGGAAAGGGACGCACCGTGGCAGGAATCATCCTGGAGAATTACCTTAAGGGAAGGAAGAAATCACTATG GTTCAGCATATCCAATGACCTGAAATTTGATGCAGAGAGGGATCTCAAAGACATAGATGCTCAGAATATTCCTGTGCATGCCTTAAACAAG ATTAAGTATGGAGACACAGCTACCTCAGAAGGAGTCCTGTTTGCGACTTACTCTGCGCTGATTGGAGAGAGCCAGGCAGGAGGGCAGCACCGGACGAGAATTAAACAGATCATAGATTGGTGCAAGCCAGACTTTGACGGAGTT attatttttgacGAATGCCACAAAGCCAAGAATGCCACATCTACAAAGATGGGAAAGGCAGTGCTTGACCTGCAAAACAAGCTGCCCCGGGCCAGAGTGGTGTATGCCAGTGCCACAG GTGCCTCTGAGCCAAAGAACATGATCTATATGAGCCGCCTGGGGATCTGGGGTGAGGGCACGCCCTTCAGAGCCTTTGATGACTTCCTGCACGCCATCGAGAAGAG AGGTGTCGGTGCCATGGAGATTGTTGCCATGGACATGAAAGTGAGCGGGATGTACATTGCCAGGCAGCTTAGCTTCTCAGGGGTGTCTTTCCGCATTGAAGAGATCGCGCTGGACAATGACTTCAAACTGGTCTATAACAAAGCTGCCATACTG TGGGCGGAGGCGTTGCAGGTGTTCATGCGTGCAGCCGATGAGCTGGGCCTGGTCAGCAGGAAGTCTCTCTGGGGGCAGTTCTGGTCGTCTCACCAGCGCTTCTTCAAATACCTCTGTATCGCTGCCAAGGTCCGCTGCCTGGTGGAGCTGGCCCAAAAAGAGCTGCAGGCTGGAAAG TGCATCGTTATTGGGCTGCAGTCTACTGGAGAGTCCCGAACCAGAGAAGTCCTGGATGAGAATGACGGGCATCTCGACAGATTTGTCTCTGCAGCAGA GGGAGTGTTCCAGTCTCTTGTAACAAAACATTTCCCTTCAGagaaacagaggagagagaaggcaCCAGGGAATAAGAGAAAAC GGAAGCCTAGAGGTCGCCAGCCCAAGGTGCCCAAGCACACCATGGACAGCGGCGGTGTGATCAACATTAGCGATGACAGCAGTAGTGACTCAGATGGCATGGACACGGACTCCAACTCCTCACCAGACTCCCTGCTAGACAATGATGATGTCATCTTTGTTAACCACACTAGCTGCCAGACAG CCCGGATAGAGGAGATGAAACAGGGCCTCCTCAATAAAATAGCCATGCTGGGAAAAGAACTACCTCTCAATACCTTGGACGAGCTCATCGATAAGTTTGGAGGACCAGATAAAGTCTCAGAG aTGACTGGTCGTAAGGGTCGTGTGGTGCGGTGTCTTGATGGCAGCGTCCGGTATGAGTCACGTGCTGAGCAGGGTCTTACCATCGACCACATCAACATCAAGGAGAAAGATCGCTTCATGGGTGCAGAGAAG TTGGTGGCCATCATCTCAGAGGCGGCCAGCTCTGGGATTTCCCTGCAGGCGGACAAGCGAGTGAAAAACCAGAAGCGCAGGGTCCACATGACTTTGGAGCTGCCTTGGAGTGCAGACAGGGCCATTCAGCAATTTG GTCGCACCCATCGGTCCAATCAGGTGACGGCCCCAGAGTACATCTTCCTCATCTCAGAGTTGGCTGGGGAGAGACGTTTTGCCTCCATTGTGGCTAAGAGACTAGAGAGCCTG GGTGCATTGACGCATGGAGACAGAAGAGCCACAGAATCCAGAGACCTGAGCAAGTACAACTTTGAGAACAAG TATGGTACCAAGGCTCTTGATAAAATCACCAAAGCAATCCTTGGCCACATAGAGAACAAGGTGCCCCCTCCCAAAGGCTACCCTGGGGGTGATGCCACTTTCTTCAGAG acatGAAACATGGAATGATGGATGTGGGCATCTTTTGTCGAGAGTCTCGCTTTGGGATCAGTACTGAGAAAG ACTGCAGCATCACCAAGTTCTTAAATCGCATCTTGGGCCTGGAGGTCCACAAGCAGAACTATCTCTTCCAGTACTTCACCGACAACTTTGACTATCTAATCGAGAAGGATAAGAAGGAGGGCAAATATGACATGGGAATCCTAG ACCTTGCCCCGGGTAACGATGAGATCTATGAGGAAAAGCAGGAAACTTTCTTGACAGTTGGAAACCCTCAGGATGGACAGGTTGTTCTCTATAAG ATCAGTGTGGACAGAGGCATGCCCTGGGAGGAGGCCTTCAACAGGTCACTGAAGCTCAGCGGCCCTGACGAGGGATTCTACCTGTCCCTGAAG CTGCGAGGTAACCACCCATGTGTGCTGCTAGCTGAGCAAGGAAGAGGCAAGCACCTGATTGTCTACAAGCCTAATATTGGCAAGCAGACCCATCCCGAGAGCCTGGACAACCTGCAGCAGCGTTACCGGAAG TCGACTCCGGAAGAAGCCAGGGACAGCTGGGAGAACCAGTTCACCTTCTCCTTCAAGAAGTGTAGTCATGCCAACTG GAATGGGAAGTGTAAGAAAATAGAAGAAGGTCAGGAGTGTTTGCAGGGCATGCGCCTCCGTCAGTACCACATGCTGTGTGGTGCTCTGTTGCGTGTGTGGAAGCGCGTATCCGATGTGGTGTCTGACATCACCAGCTCCAGCATCCTGCAGATTGTCCGCCTTAAAACCAAACAACATAACAAGCAAGTCG gTATCAAGATTCCAGAAAACTGCGTGGCCCGTGTGCGCGAGGAGCTGTTGCAAATGGACGAGGAGGTGAAGCGGAGACGAAAGGAGAGGGAGCAGCAGGCCGCGGATCTGCGGCTGGTTGAGGAGCGCAATCGTAAAATGGAGCAGGAGAACAAACACCTCCTGGCAAATCTGTTCAACCCGAAACCCATGCTTAACCACTCCCTCGTTCGGTCTCTCCCCCAGAATCAGATCTCTCAGCAACAGAGACTGCAAGCCCAAACCCAGTCCCCTTTACAGCAGCCCTCCCAGAACTTACCCCTGTTGTCCTTACAGAGAAATCCCAGCCAAACCCAGCAAAGGACCCACATCTGGCCCAACAattccaccaccaccagccagGGCCCTGTCCCCAACACGGTTAGCATCCGCTCCAATTTCTCACAGTTTTACCCCCAGTCCTTTGTAACCCCTTTTCAACAGCCGAAGAACCCACCACGGCCACTCCATCAGACCACACTGTCTTCCAAGAATCCCCTGGATGAGATCTTGGACCTGACTGTGAGCTCGCCATCTCCCTCCCCGGACAGCACAGAGGGCGGACTGCATCTGGACCGTCTAGGGGTACACACCGCATTCGGAGATGACTTTAACCTGGAGTCTCTGATCTCTCAGACTGCACCGAATGGCCAGCAGGCCGCACCAGTACAGCAGCCTATTTTGCTACAGCAGCcgccgcagcagcagcagcatctgcAGGCAACACAGCAGCAGAACCACAGCCTGCTCGCCAATAACCAAGACTTACTAGATTTATTTGACCTGCCCCTTTCTCCCCAGATGCCCACACAGAAAGCCAGCCCTTCGCCCTCTAcctcctcctgctcttcctccACGTCCTCCACCTCAAACAACCTGGCTTCACACGTCTCCGCCGGCCTCCTGCCCGCATCCACCCTCATCCCAACAtcgtcctcctcttctctcttctccagcccgtcctcgtcctcctcttTGTTTTCCAATTCTTCCCCTCACTTCTCCTCCAACTATCTCCTCCCTCAGTCAGACTCGCTGTCCTTACCCAACGGCCACTCCGGCACTCTAGACGTTCGCGAGGCTCTGAACAGCATGCTACAGCGCGGTCTGGACCGGACGTCTGTCATTAGGTACCGGCAAGAAGACTCAGAGCTTTAA